The following proteins come from a genomic window of Trifolium pratense cultivar HEN17-A07 linkage group LG4, ARS_RC_1.1, whole genome shotgun sequence:
- the LOC123920389 gene encoding uncharacterized protein LOC123920389 — MKKICSNTMEECLHHPSLISIVFSWTLEDLLNEYLFKNQVPKIPQTFLSTNGYMNSFFPALIEETHSDLYSSLMSVPQASFCEIRTMEMSKEFNPPYDLYYNITVKNITDEVYGVGKYEPEVGDLIAFTSIRPRSVYDLSRIKNYCHIAYICGSKDEFTDEIPILLSKYMEMEMHGKFHSRRNNAQKLYAVYLVNMITNVRIWKALNSEMEGSNMNIIKKVLQPYSGREENCHTCLSGEILGQSYARVQNIIKSQNLNESQKDGILSCLHMKKCHHNDPIKLIWGPPGTGKTKTVASMLFCLLKLRMRTVTCAPTNTAVLVVASRLHIIAKDSLENGSYGLGDIVLFGNSKRMKIDSYKGLGEVFLDNRVDDLLKCFSRMTGWKNSLESMIKLLKYPEEKYALYQNKNDDENVMSLEEFANKNYGHVKPAYFSYKRRFKYRCPMTLEEFVKKKYGYIVEQYDIYKDENKLGVGMSMEQFLRQRFCVFGGKLKSFAKTLCTHLPTCFLPIKVAMKIFRVLELLKSLEVSMNQSKQTQTFHGNCEDGERIFAWFGWLSIEKQEFLHTLCFLCNTIKLPQITSKFGISRFCLKNACLLFCTASSSSKLYTEGMKQVQFLVIDEAAQLKECESTIPLQLNGLRRCILIGDERQLPAMVKSKIADRAEFGRSLFERLVMLGYKKHMLNVQYRMHPSISMFPSKEFYDNQLSDAQIVTEISYSKRFLEGTMYGSYSFINISKGKEQSNHDHSLKNVIEAAAISEIIGRLNKEFVRTKKKVSIGIISPYKAQVYEIQEKVKQYMVSNPNFSVNVCSVDGFQGGEEDIIIISTVRSNLSGKVGFLSNRQRANVAITRARYCLWIVGNATTLTNSNSVWRKVVLDAKGRNCFHNADEDKKLGQVIDDACFEFELLDDSASAFNKLSIRDMPERTTFSR, encoded by the exons ATGAAGAAGATATGTAGTAATACAATGGAGGAATGTCTTCATCATCCAAGCTTAATAAGTATTGTATTCTCTTGGACTTTAGAGGATCTTCTCAATGAATATCTTTTCAAAAATCAG GTACCGAAGATTCCACAGACATTCTTGTCCACAAATGGTTATATGAATTCATTCTTTCCTGCATTGATTGAGGAAACACATAGTGATCTATACTCAAGCTTGATGAGTGTGCCTCAAGCTTCTTTTTGTGAAATCAGGACAATGGAAATGTCCAAGGAATTCAACCCTCCGTACGACTTGTACTATAACATTACAGTGAAGAACATTACTGATGAGGTGTATGGTGTAGGAAAATATGAACCTGAGGTTGGTGATCTCATTGCATTCACAAGTATTCGGCCGAGAAGTGTGTATGACTTGAGCAGGATAAAAAATTACTGTCATATAGCTTATATTTGTGGATCAAAAGATGAATTTACTGATGAGATTCCTATACTGTTATCAAAGTACATGGAGATGGAGATGCATGGTAAATTTCATTCGAGGAGGAACAATGCACAGAAACTTTATGCAGTTTATCTCGTTAACATGATCACTAATGTTCGTATTTGGAAAGCCTTGAATTCTGAGATGGAAGGATCCAACatgaatataattaaaaaagttttgCAGCCTTATTCAGGG AGGGAGGAAAACTGTCATACTTGCTTGTCGGGGGAAATTCTCGGTCAATCCTATGCCCGAGTacaaaacataatcaaatcTCAGAATCTGAATGAATCTCAAAAAGATGGTATTCTAAGTTGTCTTCATATGAAAAAGTGTCATCACAATGATCCTATTAAACTCATATGGGGTCCACCAGGAACTGGGAAAACAAAGACAGTTGCTTCAATGCTATTTTGTCTACTCAAGTTAAGAATGAGAACAGTGACATGTGCTCCAACAAACACTGCAGTTTTGGTAGTGGCGTCACGTCTTCATATCATAGCTAAGGATTCACTTGAGAATGGTTCATATGGTCTTGGTGACATAGTACTATTTGGAAATAGTAAAAGAATGAAAATTGATTCTTATAAAGGTCTTGGTGAAGTCTTTTTGGATAACAGAGTTGATGATTTGTTAAAATGTTTTTCTCGAATGACTGGATGGAAAAATAGTTTGGAATCAATGATCAAATTACTAAAGTATCCTGAAGAAAAATATGCTTTGTATCAGAacaaaaatgatgatgaaaatgttaTGTCATTAGAAGAATTTGCCAATAAAAATTATGGTCATGTAAAGCCTGCATATTTTTCATACAAGAGACGTTTTAAGTATCGTTGTCCTATGACATTGGAAGAGTTTGTGAAGAAGAAATATGGTTATATTGTTGAGCaatatgatatatataaagatgaaaACAAGTTAGGTGTTGGTATGAGCATGGAGCAGTTTTTAAGACAAAGGTTCTGTGTATTTGGAGGGAAGTTGAAGTCATTCGCAAAAACCTTGTGTACTCATTTACCAACATGTTTCCTTCCGATTAAGGTGGCGATGAAAATATTTAGAGTTCTTGAGTTGTTAAAATCTCTTGAAGTCTCCATGAATCAAAGCAAACAAACACAAACTTTCCATGGTAATTGTGAGGACGGAGAAAGAATTTTCGCTTGGTTTGGTTGGTTAAGCATTGAAAAACAAGAGTTTCTTCACACACTTTGTTTTCTTTGTAACACTATCAAGCTTCCACAAATTACATCAAAATTTGGCATATCACGATTTTGCTTGAAGAATGCATGCCTTCTTTTTTGTACTGCATCAAGTTCTTCTAAGTTGTACACAGAAGGAATGAAACAAGTGCAGTTTCTAGTGATTGATGAAGCTGCTCAACTTAAAGAATGTGAATCAACAATTCCATTGCAATTAAATGGTCTCAGACGTTGTATTCTTATTGGTGATGAGAGACAACTTCCTGCAATGGTCAAAAGCAAG ATTGCTGACAGGGCTGAATTTGGAAGAAGCTTATTTGAGAGGCTAGTGATGTTGGGATACAAGAAGCATATGCTTAATGTTCAATATAGGATGCATCCATCTATAAGCATGTTCCCAAGTAAAGAGTTCTATGATAACCAACTTTCTGATGCTCAGATTGTAACAGAAATAAGCTATAGCAAACGTTTCCTTGAAGGAACAATGTATGGCTCCTACTCCTTCATTAACATATCTAAGGGTAAAGAGCAGTCTAATCATGATCATAGTTTGAAGAATGTGATTGAAGCTGCTGCTATCTCTGAGATTATTGGAAGACTTAACAAGG AGTTTGTGAGGACAAAGAAAAAAGTTAGCATAGGGATCATATCTCCATACAAGGCACAAGTGTATGAAATCCAAGAGAAAGTGAAGCAGTACATGGTCTCAAATCCTAACTTTTCGGTTAATGTTTGTTCTGTTGATGGCTTTCAAGGTGGTGAAGAAGACATTATAATAATATCCACTGTTAGATCAAATTTGAGTGGAAAAGTTGGATTTCTTTCCAATAGACAAAGAGCTAATGTTGCAATCACCAGGGCTAG ATATTGCCTTTGGATTGTAGGAAATGCTACAACTTTAACTAATAGTAACTCTGTGTGGAGAAAGGTTGTTCTTGATGCTAAGGGAAGAAATTGCTTTCATAATGCTGATGAGGACAAGAAATTAGGTCAAGTTATTGATGATGCATGCTTTGAGTTTGAACTACTAGATGATTCTGCATCAGCATTTAATAAACTAAGCATAAGGGACATGCCAGAAAGAACTACTTTCTCAAGGTAA